In Rutidosis leptorrhynchoides isolate AG116_Rl617_1_P2 chromosome 2, CSIRO_AGI_Rlap_v1, whole genome shotgun sequence, one genomic interval encodes:
- the LOC139893908 gene encoding protein SHORT INTERNODES-like, producing MSGFFSLSETFGINKDHDQHEQHENNHHHQDHNTNTNNNNNNNNIITPSGLYLFKNEDLYNKGSFDLWQQYYQLHHRQPPFPPPHYDSGKKTTTTNLDHLSLNNNSTTSDQENNNNNNNNLYASSYKVMRAASGYGLDHSGQTTGGINCQDCGNQAKKDCQHMRCRTCCKSRGFQCQTHVKSTWVPAAKRRERQQQLQSLSQQPQQHQQQQQQNLGSNQQLSLMMRGDQNPKRLSEDHQLITTTTGGGGGGMALNLPVTHHHHHHQHHHNSSAGFEVGNFPAEVSSPAVFRCVRVSAMNEAEEQLAYQTAVNIGGHLFKGILYDHGVEGASSSSGGPGQLNLIAPATMAVATATTNVHPNVIDPSSIYPTPLNAFMAGTQFFPPPRS from the exons ATGTCTGGTTTCTTCTCACTAAGTGAAACATTTGGCATCAATAAAGATCATGATCAACATGAACAACATgaaaacaatcatcatcatcaagatcacaacactaacactaataataataataataataataatataatcactccaagtggtttatatcttttcaaaaacgaagatCTTTACAACAAAGGGTCGTTTGATTTATGGCAACAATATTATCAGCTTCACCACCGCCAACCACCATTTCCACCACCCCATTATGATTCCGGCAAGAAAACTACTACAACTAATCTTGATCATCTTTCGCTCAACAACAATAGTACTACTAGTGatcaagaaaataataataataataataacaatttgtatGCAAGTTCTTATAAAGTAATGAGGGCAGCATCTGGATACGGGTTAGATCATAGTGGTCAAACTACAGGTGGGATCAATTGTCAAGATTGTGGGAATCAAGCTAAAAAAGATTGTCAACATATGAGATGTAGAACTTGTTGTAAAAGTAGAGGCTTTCAGTGTCAAACTCACGTGAAGAGCACGTGGGTTCCGGCTGCTAAACGGAGAGAACGGCAGCAACAGCTGCAATCGTTATCTCAACAACCACAACAGcatcaacaacaacagcaacagaatTTGGGAAGTAATCAGCAGTTGAGTTTGATGATGAGAGGTGATCAGAATCCAAAAAGACTTAGTGAAGATCATCAACTTATTACCACCACcactggtggtggtggtggtgggatgGCCTTGAATTTGCCGGtgacacatcatcatcatcatcatcaacatcatcataatTCTTCTGCAG GGTTTGAAGTGGGTAATTTTCCGGCGGAAGTGAGTTCTCCGGCGGTATTCCGGTGTGTTAGAGTGAGTGCAATGAACGAGGCGGAGGAGCAACTGGCATACCAAACTGCGGTTAACATAGGTGGTCATCTATTTAAGGGAATTTTGTACGACCATGGTGTAGAGGGTGCGAGTTCTTCAAGCGGTGGTCCGGGACAACTTAACCTAATTGCACCGGCCACAATGGCGGTTGCAACGGCTACAACCAACGTGCACCCAAATGTTATTGATCCGTCGTCTATATATCCGACTCCACTTAACGCTTTTATGGCCGGTACACAATTCTTTCCACCACCAAGATCATGA
- the LOC139890246 gene encoding uncharacterized protein yields MLESNKDAHVADRITHVNSSSVGNWCWARPPRGRAQNELRELNNIISSVSLTDHPDSWKCTLDASGCFTSKSLAQLINNLILGVHASNLSIPRNKFTPQKVHILARRVIQKKISVRVELDKRGIDLDTTLCPLCELYIETTDHAIVLCPKTAFIWKFVLKWWNQNNTSISSIDDAFIINQNFTCNNFGSSTWQATKWIVSYTIWKHRNLKVFSKKEWSPASIISEIQAQSFSWISKRCRKKKQIDWHQWMVNPSSYVEGPQQRGFVLLTLLSLDRHCFSSSLRLEFLKFYFPHTDKWSS; encoded by the exons ATGCTCGAGTCCAATAAAGATGCTCATGTTGCGGACAGAATCACACACGTTAATTCATCTTCAGTTGGTAATTGGTGTTGGGCTAGACCGCCTAGAGGTCGAGCCCAAAACGAACTCCGGGAACTTAACAACATAATTTCATCAGTTTCACTTACTGATCATCCCGATTCTTGGAAATGCACTCTTGACGCTTCCGGATGTTTTACCTCCAAATCACTTGCTCAATTAATAAATAACCTTATACTAGGAGTGCACGCATCTAACCTGTCGATTCCTCGCAACAAATTTACACCACAAAAGGTACATATTCTTGCAAGGAGGGTCATTCAAAAGAAGATCTCAGTTAGGGTTGAACTTGATAAAAGAGGCATCGATCTTGACACCACGCTATGCCCACTTTGCGAGTTGTATATTGAAACCACAGACCATGCAATCGTTCTTTGCCCCAAAACAGCGTTTATATGGAAGTTTGTACTAAAATGGTGGAACCAAAACAACACATCAATCTCCAGTATCGATGATGCCTTCATCATCAATCAAAACTTTACTTGCAATAATTTCGGATCTTCTACATGGCAAGCAACCAAGTGGATAGTAAGCTATACAATTTGGAAACATAGAAACTTGAAAGTCTTCTCCAAAAAGGAATGGTCTCCCGCTTCAATCATCTCCGAAATTCAAGCCCAAAGTTTTAGTTGGATTTCAAAAAGATGTAGGAAAAAGAAACAAATTGATTGGCATCAATGGATGGTCAATCCATCTTCTTACGTCGAGGGCCCTCAACAACGA GGGTTTGTTTTGTTAACTTTGTTGTCGCTTGATCGGCACTGTTTTTCATCATCCCTCCGGCTTGAGTTTCTCAAGTTCTATTTCCCTCATACTGATAAATGGTCTTCATAG